In Methanosarcina barkeri MS, a single window of DNA contains:
- a CDS encoding TIGR03986 family type III CRISPR-associated RAMP protein, producing the protein MLPKHSNPTKKRFDRNAKKSFWAYAPYNFIPLPDKLVTVTELPDQDSYTNNTGYIKCTMKTESPLYVRCPMTPSFFSKYGDKKFYELDHDQKNECAHFFYREQKNCPVIPGSSLRGMIRSLVEIVGYGKMQWVTDDTKMTYRAVASSQNDPLSEPYKNILGKSGNKVNAGYLIKHSNEWWVKPAKRPLELGFPDKTAYLKIKEKNIPENAINGFKKLNDDEYKPQYHEISFNADILESKKGNKYTYIKDLGSPGNGKYKGFLVCSGNMLETNNEIQSNRNSHVIILEKNEEAEELKINEQAIKNYVSGLTPFQKEPPFNDIQGCLIEGLPIFYVERGGEVFFFGHCPNFRVPAIFPQKTNINSPIGFVPEYLRSENAIDIAEAIFGYIHGKTDSRAGRVFFTDARVEYADEGIWFDEETVTPKILASPKPTTFQHYLVQDMHKFHDPDQKVNLAHYATPSPDDTVIRGYKMYWHKGEVKLEDIKELDRNIEKSPTQYTRIKPIKSGVIFSFRIYFENLRDFELGTLLWALTLPGEKGKEYRHSLGMGKPFGMGAIKIEPKLYESKRDERYRKLFDGDSWHEAVHKVPEKSKKELIQTFEKYILDQIGEEESQLNKVDRIKMLLQMMEWNGPNTDLTRYLQINPINEYKERPVLPDPFNISPP; encoded by the coding sequence ATGTTACCAAAACATTCAAATCCTACAAAAAAACGCTTTGACAGAAATGCTAAAAAATCTTTTTGGGCATATGCTCCTTACAATTTTATACCTTTACCAGATAAATTGGTGACAGTTACTGAATTACCAGATCAAGATTCATACACAAATAATACTGGTTACATAAAATGTACCATGAAAACTGAGTCTCCCTTGTATGTCCGCTGTCCTATGACCCCTTCTTTTTTTAGTAAATACGGAGATAAAAAATTTTATGAATTAGATCATGATCAGAAAAATGAATGTGCCCATTTCTTTTACCGTGAGCAGAAAAATTGTCCAGTAATTCCCGGTAGTAGCTTACGCGGAATGATTAGATCGTTGGTAGAGATTGTAGGATATGGAAAAATGCAGTGGGTAACAGATGATACAAAGATGACATACAGGGCTGTTGCATCTTCACAAAATGACCCGCTAAGTGAACCTTATAAAAATATACTGGGGAAATCCGGTAATAAAGTAAATGCAGGATATCTGATAAAACATAGCAACGAGTGGTGGGTAAAGCCCGCTAAAAGACCTTTAGAACTTGGATTTCCAGATAAAACTGCATATTTGAAAATTAAAGAAAAAAATATTCCCGAAAATGCTATTAATGGTTTTAAAAAACTTAATGATGATGAATATAAACCTCAGTACCATGAAATCAGCTTTAATGCAGATATATTAGAAAGTAAAAAAGGGAATAAATATACTTATATTAAGGATTTAGGTTCTCCCGGAAATGGAAAGTACAAAGGTTTCCTTGTATGCTCCGGAAATATGTTAGAAACAAATAACGAGATACAATCTAATCGAAATAGTCATGTTATTATTTTGGAGAAGAATGAAGAAGCAGAAGAACTAAAAATTAATGAACAAGCAATAAAAAATTATGTTTCCGGGCTGACACCTTTTCAAAAAGAACCACCTTTTAATGACATCCAAGGTTGTTTAATCGAAGGGCTTCCAATATTTTATGTTGAAAGAGGTGGAGAAGTTTTCTTCTTTGGTCATTGCCCAAATTTTAGAGTTCCCGCTATATTCCCTCAAAAAACAAATATCAACAGTCCGATTGGCTTCGTACCGGAATACCTCAGATCAGAAAATGCGATAGACATTGCTGAAGCTATTTTTGGATATATACATGGAAAAACAGATTCCAGAGCAGGCAGGGTATTTTTTACGGATGCAAGAGTTGAATATGCAGATGAAGGTATTTGGTTTGATGAAGAGACCGTTACTCCAAAAATCCTTGCATCCCCCAAGCCTACGACATTTCAGCATTATCTAGTTCAGGATATGCATAAATTCCATGATCCTGATCAAAAGGTAAATTTAGCTCACTATGCAACTCCTTCACCAGACGATACTGTGATTCGTGGCTATAAGATGTATTGGCATAAAGGCGAAGTAAAATTAGAAGATATAAAAGAATTAGACAGAAATATTGAAAAGTCGCCTACACAGTATACGAGAATTAAACCGATAAAATCAGGAGTTATTTTTTCATTCCGCATCTATTTTGAAAACTTAAGAGACTTTGAATTGGGTACATTACTGTGGGCTTTGACACTTCCTGGAGAAAAAGGAAAAGAATATCGTCATTCACTAGGAATGGGAAAACCCTTTGGGATGGGTGCAATTAAGATAGAACCTAAACTTTATGAATCTAAAAGGGATGAGAGATATCGCAAGTTGTTTGATGGGGATTCATGGCATGAAGCTGTACATAAAGTACCCGAAAAATCGAAAAAGGAGTTAATTCAAACTTTTGAGAAGTACATATTGGATCAGATCGGTGAAGAAGAAAGTCAGCTTAACAAAGTTGATAGGATAAAAATGCTTCTTCAGATGATGGAATGGAATGGACCTAACACTGATTTAACCAGGTATCTTCAGATCAATCCTATTAATGAATACAAAGAACGCCCAGTGTTACCTGATCCATTTAATATCAGCCCACCTTAA
- a CDS encoding RAMP superfamily CRISPR-associated protein: protein MKTFWLKFTTKSDSTFGRGDGLAGLVDIEVMHDKYGLPFLNGRTLKGLLEEECANILFSLNEQNYDLEFQEEFYRSSKHLFGSPGSSDSDKAILHISNATLPVDLRKSVAYELEKSRSSMRLSSEDILNSLTSIRRQTSIDEKSGAPEKGSLRSMRVVLRETSFEAKLSFTKDPSGLDLPLLAACIKAFRRAGTGRNRGRGKLVAVLCDENGINVTENYFTIFCEKVMP from the coding sequence ATGAAGACATTCTGGTTAAAGTTTACTACAAAAAGTGACTCGACTTTTGGAAGGGGAGACGGTTTAGCGGGTCTGGTAGATATAGAAGTGATGCATGACAAATACGGATTACCTTTTTTGAATGGAAGAACTCTGAAAGGCTTACTTGAAGAAGAATGTGCAAATATCCTTTTTTCCTTAAATGAGCAAAATTATGACTTGGAATTCCAAGAAGAATTCTATAGATCTTCAAAGCATCTTTTTGGAAGTCCAGGAAGTAGCGATTCAGATAAAGCTATACTTCACATAAGTAATGCCACTTTGCCAGTGGATTTGAGAAAATCTGTTGCATACGAACTCGAAAAATCTCGCAGCTCAATGAGATTAAGTAGTGAAGATATACTGAATTCTCTAACTTCTATTCGTCGTCAGACTTCGATTGATGAAAAATCAGGAGCACCTGAAAAGGGATCTCTACGTTCAATGAGGGTAGTGCTTAGGGAAACATCATTTGAGGCGAAATTATCGTTTACAAAAGATCCATCTGGTTTGGATCTGCCTTTGTTAGCAGCTTGCATAAAAGCTTTCAGGAGAGCTGGTACGGGTCGTAATCGTGGGAGGGGTAAACTTGTTGCTGTTCTTTGTGATGAAAACGGAATAAACGTTACTGAAAATTATTTTACTATATTTTGTGAAAAGGTGATGCCGTGA
- a CDS encoding RAMP superfamily CRISPR-associated protein, with translation MDNSHWLKSREIVDRIIIRGSLILETPTYFGAGDHDELVDIPLAVDPLEGKTLLTGASLAGALRSYLREYEHGYGQQGDKKSLYMNLFGNQEDDEGEQSLLIVNDSLGEKPKVELRDGVKIDNKTRTAKDKHKFDFELIEAGTCFLIEMELLLPKEDTRKEKLLLGLAIALKGLEKGEISLGFRKRRGFGSCKIKEWNVCRYNLTTPKGLINWLNEDLKEEKRGQNILTLLGINESNLIDKRYLFTMNATFSLDGSMIIRSGYDKTDAPDIVHLHSNRNGESIPVLSGTSLAGSLRARAFRITKTIGSEEKASEMINRLFGPEIKSPADKASASQLITTENEITNPLNLVQQRIKIDRFTGSSLPTALFDEQPIFEQKGTNVKFKVQIQKPENAQIGLLLLLLKDLWTGDLPLGGEASVGRGRLRGLNAKLTYKESFNIQHVWEINKKNNGKIEIVGDRDRLENYVSDFIGGIAA, from the coding sequence ATGGATAATTCTCATTGGTTGAAAAGTCGAGAGATTGTAGACAGAATAATTATCCGTGGAAGCCTTATCTTGGAAACACCAACATATTTTGGCGCAGGTGACCACGATGAACTGGTGGATATCCCATTAGCAGTGGATCCATTAGAAGGTAAGACTCTTTTGACTGGCGCGTCTTTAGCCGGTGCTTTACGAAGTTATTTGAGGGAATATGAACATGGTTACGGACAACAAGGTGACAAAAAATCACTATATATGAACCTATTCGGTAATCAGGAAGACGATGAAGGTGAACAAAGTCTACTTATTGTTAATGATTCATTGGGTGAAAAACCAAAAGTAGAATTGAGAGACGGAGTAAAAATAGATAATAAGACTCGAACAGCAAAAGATAAACACAAATTTGATTTTGAACTGATTGAAGCCGGTACTTGTTTCCTTATCGAAATGGAACTATTGCTCCCGAAAGAAGATACAAGAAAAGAAAAACTACTTCTTGGTCTGGCTATTGCTTTAAAAGGATTGGAAAAGGGAGAAATATCTTTAGGTTTTCGTAAGAGAAGAGGGTTTGGTAGCTGTAAGATAAAAGAATGGAATGTCTGCCGCTACAACTTAACAACTCCTAAAGGGCTAATTAATTGGCTGAATGAGGATCTGAAGGAGGAAAAGCGTGGTCAGAACATTTTAACTTTACTAGGCATTAATGAAAGTAACCTAATTGATAAAAGATACCTTTTCACAATGAATGCCACTTTTTCTCTTGATGGTTCCATGATCATTAGGTCAGGGTATGATAAAACCGATGCTCCGGATATAGTTCATCTTCATTCAAACCGAAACGGAGAGTCAATTCCTGTTTTAAGTGGTACCAGCTTGGCGGGTTCATTAAGAGCAAGAGCATTTCGTATTACAAAAACTATTGGGAGCGAAGAAAAAGCCAGCGAAATGATAAACAGATTATTTGGTCCAGAAATCAAATCTCCTGCAGATAAAGCTTCTGCAAGTCAGCTAATAACAACTGAGAACGAAATCACAAATCCTCTGAATCTTGTACAACAACGTATTAAGATTGACCGTTTCACCGGTAGCTCTCTCCCTACAGCACTTTTTGATGAACAACCTATTTTTGAGCAGAAGGGAACAAACGTTAAATTTAAAGTACAGATCCAAAAACCAGAAAATGCTCAAATAGGACTCTTACTACTCTTGCTGAAAGATTTATGGACTGGCGATTTACCATTAGGTGGTGAAGCAAGTGTGGGAAGAGGACGTCTGCGTGGACTGAATGCAAAACTAACATATAAAGAAAGTTTTAACATACAACATGTATGGGAAATCAATAAAAAAAATAATGGAAAGATAGAAATTGTAGGTGACAGGGATAGGCTTGAAAATTATGTAAGTGATTTTATTGGAGGTATTGCAGCATGA
- the csx19 gene encoding type III-D CRISPR-associated protein Csx19 encodes MKPKILNLKYKILPLSVPADFGGNITAWFEEQAKAYDLKWLLVHADDGVIWGELRDDKIHLSSKLFGPALRAKTLQMARVFGTTGELFIWKTDYCSWQARLVIDNQGQEIEYFDETMLLWGTRLENSNDGFFLWEHGSGGLRHSPPVDIKEDLKLKIRHYINYDDDGQAYIQFSRLVGIRADTIKGVV; translated from the coding sequence ATGAAACCAAAGATCTTGAATCTAAAGTATAAAATCCTCCCGCTAAGTGTTCCTGCTGATTTTGGAGGCAATATAACGGCATGGTTTGAGGAACAGGCTAAAGCTTATGATCTCAAGTGGTTATTAGTTCATGCTGACGATGGAGTAATATGGGGTGAATTGAGAGATGATAAGATTCACTTGTCATCTAAATTATTTGGACCTGCACTGAGAGCAAAAACCCTTCAGATGGCAAGGGTATTTGGAACTACTGGTGAATTATTCATTTGGAAAACTGATTATTGTAGCTGGCAAGCCCGCTTGGTGATTGATAATCAAGGACAAGAGATAGAATATTTTGATGAGACTATGCTTTTATGGGGTACCAGATTAGAGAATAGCAATGATGGTTTTTTTCTGTGGGAACATGGATCTGGAGGATTACGGCATTCTCCCCCAGTTGATATAAAAGAGGACTTGAAGCTTAAGATACGTCATTATATAAATTACGATGACGATGGTCAGGCCTATATACAATTCAGTCGACTGGTAGGTATTAGAGCGGATACTATAAAAGGGGTGGTTTAA
- a CDS encoding PDDEXK family nuclease encodes MDIISAKRNESDKFADYRSDYLFLLIGTNPLPNYVVYHLLAKPSSHIILIHTSKTDQIANNLITILNIPSERWTKIPVDESNSRNIYTKIIEYSKGKQKLGLNYTGGTKAMAVNAYKAVLDADKDSVFSYLDARSLELVIDKRDSSSKRIPVSLSVKPSIEELFSLHGYRIDNKREVFMPEICEVLANDLFVEFRKWCDDKLRSKDLGKILNKRELKNVILPVDPPFENLANFWKDCSTLEELAKKWKKDVENLAKWFDGNWLEDYALLAFQEVAEECKIHDHILGAKFNDDKFELDVAILRGYELFVVSCTTASKKHIVKEKLFEAYVRGQQLGGDEAKIGVVCFASETNPKASPERIRKDIEEEWHLENKFRVFGAEQIPNLSMYLKEWLTS; translated from the coding sequence TTGGATATAATAAGTGCAAAAAGAAATGAGTCTGACAAATTTGCTGATTATAGAAGTGACTACCTGTTTCTATTGATCGGTACAAATCCTTTACCAAATTATGTTGTTTATCACTTACTTGCAAAGCCATCTTCCCATATTATCTTAATTCACACTTCTAAAACAGACCAAATCGCAAATAATCTTATCACAATACTTAACATTCCTTCAGAAAGGTGGACTAAAATTCCTGTAGATGAATCAAACTCCAGAAATATATACACAAAAATAATTGAATACTCAAAAGGGAAACAAAAACTTGGGCTAAACTACACTGGTGGAACAAAGGCTATGGCAGTAAATGCATATAAGGCCGTTTTAGATGCAGATAAAGATTCTGTTTTTAGTTATCTTGATGCTCGTAGCTTGGAATTAGTAATAGATAAAAGAGATTCTTCGTCAAAAAGAATACCTGTAAGTCTATCTGTCAAACCATCAATTGAAGAACTCTTTTCTTTGCATGGGTACAGAATAGATAATAAAAGAGAAGTGTTTATGCCTGAGATTTGTGAAGTTTTGGCAAATGATCTATTTGTAGAATTTAGGAAATGGTGTGACGATAAATTAAGGTCCAAAGACTTGGGTAAAATACTGAACAAACGCGAACTGAAAAATGTAATTTTGCCTGTTGATCCGCCATTTGAAAATTTGGCTAATTTTTGGAAAGATTGCAGCACATTAGAGGAGCTAGCAAAAAAATGGAAAAAAGATGTTGAGAATTTGGCTAAATGGTTTGATGGTAATTGGTTGGAAGACTATGCACTATTAGCGTTTCAAGAAGTAGCTGAGGAATGTAAAATCCATGATCATATTTTAGGAGCCAAATTCAACGATGATAAATTTGAGTTAGATGTGGCTATTTTAAGAGGGTATGAATTATTCGTAGTTTCTTGTACAACTGCAAGCAAAAAACATATTGTAAAGGAAAAGTTATTTGAAGCCTATGTCCGCGGTCAGCAGCTAGGTGGGGATGAAGCAAAAATAGGAGTGGTATGTTTTGCCTCAGAAACAAACCCCAAAGCAAGTCCTGAAAGAATTAGAAAAGATATTGAGGAAGAGTGGCATTTAGAAAACAAGTTTAGGGTGTTTGGTGCTGAACAGATTCCAAATCTTTCGATGTATCTAAAAGAATGGTTGACATCTTAA
- a CDS encoding Cas10/Cmr2 second palm domain-containing protein, giving the protein MAEFTVTVIDTVGIQDYIFGSNNLKQNIGASGLVNFVTHEMVYEELKKIGKTNIEKTNLDLNFRTLNSKTIEKDNLDSELVYSGGGNTVILFKNLDIAKKFTREYTKKVLLKAPGLQLIIAHNNFIWDKDSLDTLEKKVRDTLHKKITQKKYNHIYSSPLLGIGVNASCQYTGLPASETRKDDGKEIRVSREISTKLDFFRSSNDRLRNKFLNKDEKALGIDFVYDFNEIGSKNESSYIAVVHIDGNGMGKRISEYSKRHGKDNREYINSIRALSDSIEETSSKAIRTAIIRLLESQKDEDGKCKIGGVVEFQNKLPFRPIVFGGDDITFVCDGRLGLTLSELLLRQLTSDDKKLSDGYPISARAGIAIVKTHYPFYQALKLANNLAESAKLRINDIEKAFPSEEGKTSALDWHFASGGVIESIENIRKREYKIKWKEGSSEICGNLTMRPLRLGESVGIDWRSWNTFEEIISKFKGEEWEGKHNKIMRLRETLRNGPHEVEKFIKIYNDSLPKEQPLPKIKNNEGSDKTGWVDNTCTCFDAIEALDFFVWLEGGRK; this is encoded by the coding sequence ATGGCAGAATTTACAGTCACGGTTATAGATACAGTTGGAATTCAGGACTATATTTTTGGAAGCAATAACCTGAAACAGAACATCGGAGCCTCTGGGCTAGTTAATTTTGTAACTCATGAGATGGTCTACGAGGAATTGAAAAAGATTGGGAAGACAAATATAGAAAAAACTAATCTGGATTTAAATTTTAGAACATTAAACAGTAAAACGATTGAGAAAGATAATTTGGATTCAGAGCTTGTTTATTCTGGGGGAGGAAACACCGTTATTTTATTCAAGAATCTGGATATTGCTAAAAAATTTACACGAGAATATACTAAAAAAGTTCTTTTAAAAGCACCAGGCTTACAGTTAATTATCGCTCATAACAACTTCATATGGGATAAAGATAGCCTAGATACCCTTGAAAAAAAAGTAAGGGACACTCTCCATAAAAAAATAACACAAAAAAAATACAATCATATTTACTCATCCCCTCTTCTTGGAATTGGGGTGAATGCTTCTTGTCAGTATACAGGTCTTCCAGCTTCAGAGACTAGAAAAGATGATGGAAAAGAAATTAGGGTTTCGAGAGAGATATCTACAAAATTGGATTTTTTTCGTTCATCTAATGACAGACTTCGCAACAAATTTCTAAATAAGGATGAAAAAGCTCTTGGTATAGATTTTGTATATGATTTCAATGAAATCGGTTCCAAAAATGAATCTAGTTACATTGCTGTTGTTCATATCGATGGAAATGGAATGGGAAAAAGAATTTCCGAATATTCAAAAAGACATGGGAAAGACAACCGTGAATACATAAATTCCATTCGTGCTCTTTCGGATTCAATTGAAGAAACAAGTAGTAAGGCAATCAGAACTGCCATAATTAGGTTGCTTGAATCTCAAAAAGATGAAGATGGAAAATGCAAAATCGGAGGAGTAGTAGAGTTTCAAAATAAATTACCTTTTCGACCAATTGTTTTTGGTGGCGATGATATAACTTTTGTTTGCGATGGTCGATTGGGATTAACTCTTTCTGAATTACTGTTACGCCAATTGACATCAGATGACAAAAAGTTGAGCGATGGATATCCGATCTCCGCTAGAGCTGGGATAGCTATTGTAAAAACCCATTATCCATTTTATCAGGCTTTAAAATTGGCAAACAACTTAGCAGAGTCGGCAAAATTACGTATAAATGATATAGAAAAAGCCTTCCCCTCTGAAGAAGGAAAAACTTCTGCCCTGGATTGGCACTTTGCTTCTGGTGGAGTAATTGAAAGTATTGAGAACATTAGAAAGCGGGAATATAAGATCAAATGGAAAGAAGGCTCATCAGAAATATGTGGCAATTTAACCATGCGTCCATTACGTCTAGGGGAATCTGTTGGAATAGACTGGCGCTCCTGGAACACTTTTGAAGAAATCATTTCAAAATTCAAGGGTGAAGAATGGGAGGGTAAACATAACAAAATCATGCGCCTTAGAGAGACTTTACGTAATGGACCCCACGAAGTTGAAAAATTCATAAAAATATATAATGATTCGCTTCCAAAAGAACAACCACTCCCTAAAATAAAAAACAACGAAGGCTCTGACAAAACGGGCTGGGTTGATAATACTTGTACTTGCTTTGATGCAATTGAAGCTCTCGATTTTTTTGTTTGGCTTGAAGGGGGCAGAAAATGA